The following are from one region of the Cetobacterium somerae genome:
- a CDS encoding glycosyltransferase family 2 protein: protein MLSVIIPAYNVEKYIERCINSVLNQYLKNIEIIVIDDGSKDKTSDICLKMSENNKSIIYKKVQNSGCSAARNLGISMAKGKYIAFLDSDDWVDSDMYVNMVEEAEKHQADIVICGFKKLDENKNLLSTVKIPKRSTKNDYIDCTTEWFASPCNKIYKKDLLEKNNIRFLLNIYTGEDMFFNFMSFFYSENIISVDKPFYNYFMNQNSVSNNYKNRTDIYIVLRELISFYKRNEAYEENINKVRECFKYHGIMYPFDVLQKLSENKVENWKRFYIKIKEEIDSLKEIETIDIKTYYYYRIFRLKMMWLKKLKKMLTIK from the coding sequence CTTATAATGTTGAAAAATATATTGAACGATGTATAAACTCTGTTTTAAATCAATATTTAAAAAATATTGAAATTATAGTTATAGATGATGGATCAAAAGATAAAACATCAGATATTTGTTTAAAAATGTCTGAAAATAATAAGAGTATAATATATAAAAAAGTTCAAAATAGTGGGTGTAGTGCTGCTAGAAATTTAGGGATTTCAATGGCCAAAGGAAAATATATAGCTTTTTTAGATTCTGATGATTGGGTGGATTCAGATATGTATGTAAACATGGTAGAAGAAGCTGAAAAACATCAAGCAGATATTGTAATATGTGGATTTAAAAAACTAGATGAAAATAAAAATCTTCTTTCAACAGTTAAAATTCCTAAAAGAAGTACTAAAAATGATTATATAGATTGTACTACAGAGTGGTTCGCATCACCATGTAATAAAATTTATAAAAAAGATTTATTAGAAAAAAATAATATTAGATTTTTATTAAATATCTATACTGGAGAAGATATGTTTTTTAATTTTATGAGTTTTTTTTATAGTGAAAATATAATTTCTGTAGATAAACCTTTTTATAATTATTTTATGAATCAAAATTCAGTTTCAAATAATTATAAAAATAGAACAGATATTTATATTGTTCTAAGAGAATTAATCTCTTTTTATAAAAGAAACGAGGCATACGAGGAAAATATAAATAAAGTTAGGGAATGCTTTAAATATCATGGTATAATGTATCCCTTTGATGTACTTCAAAAATTAAGTGAAAATAAAGTTGAAAATTGGAAAAGGTTTTATATAAAGATAAAAGAAGAAATAGATAGTTTAAAAGAAATTGAAACTATAGATATAAAAACATATTATTACTATAGAATTTTTAGATTAAAAATGATGTGGCTTAAGAAGTTAAAAAAAATGTTAACAATAAAATAG
- a CDS encoding polysaccharide pyruvyl transferase family protein codes for MKKILIKAYAQLNLGDDLFIKMLCERYKDTEFYLFATPEYENLKGIETNNLKILYNNTFAKKILFRLGRKFGVSNILEDLKAKELDGVVNIGGSIFIENDFSKEDFKIRERNLEFGKNYFILGANFGPYKSEVFKSMYHDFFKKCKDVCFRERYSYELFKDLENVRFGKDIVFSLKQDAVAKEDYVLFSIILPSARSGFSGIESEYFNRLKTLTLDIIKSGKKVKFMSFCQGEKDEEAIKKLLNMIPNEQHKHISKYFYRGDMNEALEILNKADSIVATRFHAMILGFVLKKPVFPIAYSKKMTNVLEDLEFKQNYASLENLQGLNFEKFKENEALSPNTLIRAAQDGERHFLKLDDFLSE; via the coding sequence GTGAAAAAAATATTAATAAAGGCATATGCACAATTAAATTTAGGAGATGATCTTTTTATAAAAATGCTTTGTGAAAGATATAAAGATACAGAGTTTTATCTTTTTGCTACTCCTGAATATGAAAATTTAAAGGGGATTGAAACAAATAATTTAAAGATTTTATATAATAACACTTTTGCAAAAAAGATATTATTTCGTTTAGGAAGAAAATTTGGAGTATCTAATATATTGGAAGATTTAAAAGCGAAAGAGTTGGATGGTGTTGTTAATATAGGAGGATCAATTTTTATAGAAAATGATTTTTCAAAAGAGGACTTTAAAATAAGAGAAAGAAATTTGGAATTTGGAAAAAACTATTTTATTTTAGGAGCAAATTTTGGTCCTTATAAAAGTGAAGTATTTAAAAGCATGTATCATGATTTTTTCAAAAAATGTAAGGATGTATGTTTTAGAGAAAGATATTCATATGAGCTTTTTAAAGATTTAGAAAATGTAAGATTTGGAAAGGATATAGTTTTTAGTCTAAAGCAAGATGCTGTAGCAAAAGAAGATTATGTTTTATTTTCTATAATTTTGCCATCAGCAAGGTCAGGTTTTTCTGGAATAGAGTCAGAATATTTTAATAGATTGAAAACATTAACTTTAGATATTATAAAAAGTGGAAAAAAAGTTAAATTTATGTCATTTTGTCAAGGTGAAAAAGACGAAGAAGCTATAAAAAAATTATTAAATATGATACCAAATGAGCAACATAAACATATTTCTAAATATTTTTATAGAGGAGATATGAATGAAGCATTGGAAATATTAAATAAAGCTGATAGTATTGTAGCTACAAGATTTCATGCAATGATATTAGGATTTGTTCTTAAAAAACCTGTATTTCCAATAGCGTATAGCAAAAAAATGACAAATGTTTTAGAAGATTTAGAGTTTAAGCAAAATTATGCTTCTTTAGAAAATTTACAAGGTTTAAATTTTGAAAAATTTAAAGAGAATGAGGCACTATCTCCAAACACACTTATAAGAGCAGCTCAGGATGGAGAGAGACATTTTTTAAAATTAGATGATTTTTTAAGCGAATAG
- a CDS encoding lipopolysaccharide biosynthesis protein — protein sequence MARNELKIGTALSMMTIIISSVIQILYTPLYMKYLGPGDYGINSLVQSIMGYISILNLGLGNTMLRYTTRYRAEGKIEEEKSLNGMFLVIFSILMTIAFIIGVYIYINIGKFFGERFTLVELEKTKAVFIILALNVIISFPMGIFSTNITSREKFIYQRGVKLITIILNPIVGAMLMINGFGLIAVTISTVCFAILSYFFDMIYAFKLGMKIKISKFNNDILKEIFVYSFFIFLNVLIDQIYWGTDRVIIGKYVGVQGIAIYSVGAIFNTLYMGFASAVSGVLFPRINRLIVEEKHQEVDDMFLKIGRLQYILLGLISSGFILFGKDFITLWVGKEYIEAYNIALWIMIPLTVPLIQSTGVSIMQAKNMHQFRSIVYFIIAILNLVLSIIFVKKVGAIGCAIATGISFILGQIIVMNIYYKVSVGLDIVKFWKNIIKMSIPIGIVMIFGYILNYYLIEINYLNFLIKIGLYATSYGILLWFIGLNDYEKSQVYIWKK from the coding sequence ATGGCTAGAAATGAACTAAAAATAGGAACAGCTCTTTCAATGATGACAATAATTATAAGTTCAGTTATTCAGATTTTATATACGCCTTTATATATGAAGTATTTAGGACCAGGAGATTACGGAATAAACTCATTGGTTCAGTCAATAATGGGATATATATCTATTTTGAACTTAGGATTAGGGAATACAATGCTAAGATATACAACAAGATACAGAGCTGAAGGGAAAATAGAGGAAGAAAAATCTTTAAATGGAATGTTTTTAGTAATTTTTTCTATTTTAATGACGATAGCTTTTATTATAGGAGTATACATTTATATAAATATTGGGAAATTTTTTGGAGAGAGATTTACTTTGGTAGAACTTGAAAAAACAAAAGCGGTATTTATAATATTAGCCTTAAATGTAATTATATCATTTCCAATGGGTATTTTTTCTACTAATATAACATCTAGAGAAAAGTTTATATACCAAAGAGGAGTAAAACTTATAACAATTATACTAAATCCTATTGTTGGAGCAATGTTAATGATAAATGGTTTTGGTTTAATAGCAGTAACTATTTCAACTGTATGTTTTGCAATACTATCTTATTTCTTTGATATGATTTATGCCTTTAAATTAGGAATGAAAATAAAAATTTCTAAATTTAATAATGATATTTTAAAAGAGATATTTGTTTACTCATTTTTTATTTTTTTAAATGTATTAATCGATCAAATTTATTGGGGAACGGATAGAGTTATAATAGGAAAGTATGTTGGAGTTCAAGGAATTGCAATATACTCTGTTGGAGCAATATTTAATACTCTTTATATGGGGTTTGCATCAGCTGTTTCAGGTGTTTTATTTCCAAGAATAAATAGGTTAATAGTAGAAGAAAAGCACCAAGAAGTAGATGATATGTTCTTAAAAATTGGAAGATTACAATATATTCTTTTAGGATTAATTTCTTCAGGCTTTATATTATTTGGAAAAGATTTTATAACTTTGTGGGTTGGAAAAGAATATATTGAAGCGTATAATATAGCGTTATGGATAATGATACCATTAACAGTTCCCTTAATTCAAAGTACTGGTGTAAGTATAATGCAGGCTAAAAATATGCATCAATTTAGATCAATAGTTTATTTTATAATAGCTATTTTAAATTTAGTTCTTAGTATTATTTTTGTAAAAAAAGTTGGAGCAATAGGATGTGCAATAGCTACGGGAATTTCTTTTATTTTAGGACAAATAATAGTTATGAATATATATTATAAAGTTTCAGTAGGATTAGATATAGTTAAATTTTGGAAAAATATTATAAAAATGTCAATACCAATAGGAATAGTAATGATATTTGGATATATTTTAAATTACTATTTAATAGAAATTAATTATTTAAATTTCTTGATAAAGATAGGACTTTATGCAACATCTTATGGAATATTACTTTGGTTTATAGGATTAAATGATTATGAAAAATCCCAAGTTTATATATGGAAAAAGTAA